The genomic region GCTTTATTTGCTTATTTGTTCTATTGTATGTGTTTTGATATGTGTTTCACTTTTGCTATTGTTTTGTAGAGACATAAACGATCTAGTGATTTCGCTTGTGCCACTTTCACTAGAAATTCTGGGAAGTTCTTCTCTGGTGTTGTCGATGAAATGTGTCCTAGATATCAGGGTGTTATCCAGACATATGGCATGGGTTGTCTCTTAAATTTATCATAATTACAATTGATGTTGATCTATCTCTTTGTAGATGAAGAGAAATTCCTCCTGATTTGTTCATGTGAGAGGTGAAGAGAGAAGATGGTGAGCAGTTGGGGCAGTTGCTGACCTGTGGATGTTGCTGAATCCCCTCTGATGTTTTTCCTTCTTGCTCCACGTTAGGTACATCCTCCTCTCCGAATCCCTTTTGATTTCTGTTTGCTCTCCCTTCTTCTCCTCCCCCCTCGCCCATGGCCGCCTCCAtcttcccccttcttcttcttcccttctgaTTTGCTCTTTTGTGCTGTTAGGTGTGATCTGTCGAGTGATTTGTGGGAAGGGTTTGCCCCTTTTCATGCGTTGCAAGTTGCGCACGTGTTGTGTGGTTGTGGAGATCAAGAGGGGTTGGCCCCTGATTTTTCTGGAGTGGTTAGTTGTCCAACGAACCGGGTCAGATGTTTTCCCCGACCCGTTTTGATGTCTCTTTTGTGCTGTTGGCTGATTTTGTGGTCATACATGTGTCATCTGTTCATTTATCAGGAAATTTGAATGTTGTCGAATTGAAAAACAGTCAAATGTCAAATAGACAGTCTcaaaaaatatgtcattcatatgaAGTTCGTATTAAAATAtgtaaaaaagacttatatttagaaacagtgTGAGTAGTAAAAAAATGTGTGCTCCAGTTTGGCCCGGTGATTTTGGCCTGTTTAATCGCGGAGATAAGCGGCGTGATTCCCTACGCAACTTAACTGCCCGCCGCGTATCAGCAAAAGGATTACACCCGTGTTGCGCAAGGACTCAACGTGGACGCCCCCCTCGTGCACCGCGCCCCACCCCACCATCCGTCCGTTCCAGGACCAACGGCCAAGATCCCGCGGCGCCCCCCTAATCTGAAGCGACCTTCCCCAACCCTCCGCGGCTATTAAATACCCGGTCGCCGCCATTCTCCCCGGGCTTTGATCGATCGAGTCGATTCTCGCGCAGAGCTTGAGAGAGATCGGAGGCGATGGGAGGCGGCAGCATGGGGATCCGCGCGGCCGCCAGGGCCGCCTTCATCGGCGGCTACCGCTCCGCCTCGAACGCCCGCCGCTCCGCCctgccctcctcctccgccgccgcggccgacACCCGCCCCGTCTCCACGGCCACCACCTTCGACGACTGGTACATCCCCGACCGCGAGGTGTTCGGCCCCGTGCCCTCCCACGAGGAGGCCATGGCCGCCACCCTCGACCTCAGGGACGCCTTCGAGATGTGCGCATCCCTAAACTATACTAATTACTTGCCACATCTCCTTCTTGCTTCCTTTGTTTTACCAGATTAATTACTTGCCAAACTGGTGATAGTTTGATAGATATGGTTCATGTCCATGAAGTTTTAGTTGCAAACTGATGCGATTGCACGTCTGGTTGTTATGCAGTGACAGAGCCCTACATAGTGGTTGACTCTGTTCTGTTCTTCTTTTTCAGTAGATTGTTCTTATCTGCTGTCCGGTGTAAGACAAAATTGGTATCAGGAGCGTTCAGCATTTTCTGATAGATTCAAGATTTTTTTTAATTTAGGCACCCTTCATGTTTATCTGTGATGTTCCTGTCCCCAATTGCTCGTTTGCTGGGATCGTGCCATCAGAATTTTGATTCACAGAAAATCACGCCGGTGCTTGTTTAGGATTTCCATTGCATGTTCTGACAGGATTGCCTGATCCAAACCCTAAAAATATCTCACCGTGTCTGTCATGTAGAGTTGTTCTTCCAACCATGTCATATAATTCTGTATTCGATTAGTTTCCTTATGTGCCTTTTTCATATGTATGCCGCTTTGGGCCTTTTGGCTTGTGTGCCAGATGTTGTGTTTGCTAACAAACTGATGACTTGTGTTCATGCAACCAGTGCCAAGATTGATTCCCATGGTGGCCGCCTGGATATCTCCAAGACACATATCTCCCATGATGGCCTTGATGATCCCACAAAGGTTGCTCAGGAAACATTTCAGGATCATCTCCATTCAGAAGCATCTAAGCATGAAGAGAAGCATGACAGTTTATCCGTTGCCTCTGGATCCTCTGCACGTGTTATTGAAGCCTTCACCATGCTACACGAGAGTCCTGAAGCTCAGGTAATTAAGCTCCAACTTATACTGAAGGTGTCGGCAAGGTCACCCTAATGATGTGTTGTGGAGTCATGATTTTTTCATTTCTTCCTGCTAGCATCAGAAGATAAGTTGATTTCATATATTGGCATAATGTCAGCCCTTTTTTTGTATTCATGCAACTTCAGTTGGCATTAAGTGCAAACAACTCAGAGTTGTTGTTTATTTACCTGAAGCATGGGTTCTATTTGGACTGCAGGATGTTGTTGCTTCGCTTGCTTCTGATAAGAATGTCTGGGAAGCTGTGATGAAGAACAAGAAACTTGTGGAGTTTTACAAGACAAGTAAGCGCCCAGCCATCATTTAGTACATCTAATTCAGTTAACCATTAGAAAAGTATAATAAATAACTTGGTTCATCTATCTTCCCGTTCTCAGACCTCAGCGAGTCATCCAGTGTCACTGACGAAGCTGAGCAGAGCGACGCCGAGAGCTCGCAGAGCAGCAATGGTGTCGTCTCGCCGGCAGATGCATTCAGTGATTACATTCAGATGATGAAGGCGTTcgtgtcggagatggtgacgaatCTTTCGAGCATAATGCAGGACCTGGTGGCCACGTCAGACGAGGGCCAGAGCAAGGGGAGGTTGAAGACCCTGATCATCAACTCCAAGAAGGATTTCACAAATGGCCCGTCGTCCTTCGTGCTCCTGGCCATCGCGTCTATTCTGGTCGTTTTGCTCAAGCGTGCATAGTTCTAAATAAAACAAAGGAGCTGGCAGAGTGGTTGTTCTGAGTTTAGTTTCGTTTCAGCTTTTTGAGACAGACAGGATTTGATCTTCTTTTTCTACTTATTAGTTCATCAAATGGTCGATTCTACGCACTGTACAGGTCGACGTTAAGTCTTTTCAAGGGTTTATCTGGTGGCTGTGTGTTCACCTGGGGATGAACATGTTCTGCATGATGTTTAGCTGTTACTGCAACTTTATATGATGGAGTTTAGTTTTCTTTTGGACTGGTTTTAAGTTTAGCTGTTACTGCAACTTTATATGATCTCGTTCTGGTTTAGCCATGTTTCAAGATATTCTGGTTTAGCCACATGTACATATCTGTGCAGTACTTCAGGGTTAGCCCTCCATGCCTGAGTATCTAAATTACTCAATGTGGTAAGGTTTGTACATAACACCTACAAAACAATATTGATAGATTTTTGTAGGTACACACTCATTTTACACATATGCAGCAAATATGGCACACAAGCTGCTAAGCTTGGCAAAGGCGTGTGTACCCTGTCCAAATTGATGCCTCACTCATTTGCCTTTCTATTAACATCACTCTGAGTCATTTGGCTTTCTATTAGCATAATTCTTAGTGGAACACAAGATCTGTATGCGCACATCTAAAGAAAATATCATACGTATTATGCATAAATATTTATGCGGCTCTTGCTCCAGACAGTTGTGTCTCACTTGAGGCTTAAAAGTTTTTCTGTGTAATAATTCATACATAGATACTCGAGTACTGAGCATACGTGTTTGATTAAGTTGTGAGATTCTGAAAAATCTGTTGTGAGCTGTGAGACCGCATTCTGGGCAGTTAATACACTACCATAACATGGGCGCACATGCTCAAATGTTACAAAGTTTCAACTGGTTGTTTCTTCTGAGAAGAAAGGGGAAATTCACGTATACAGGGATCTACCATCCAGAGAAATCTTTGAATTCTACGCT from Triticum aestivum cultivar Chinese Spring chromosome 4A, IWGSC CS RefSeq v2.1, whole genome shotgun sequence harbors:
- the LOC123084977 gene encoding uncharacterized protein, whose product is MGGGSMGIRAAARAAFIGGYRSASNARRSALPSSSAAAADTRPVSTATTFDDWYIPDREVFGPVPSHEEAMAATLDLRDAFEIAKIDSHGGRLDISKTHISHDGLDDPTKVAQETFQDHLHSEASKHEEKHDSLSVASGSSARVIEAFTMLHESPEAQDVVASLASDKNVWEAVMKNKKLVEFYKTNLSESSSVTDEAEQSDAESSQSSNGVVSPADAFSDYIQMMKAFVSEMVTNLSSIMQDLVATSDEGQSKGRLKTLIINSKKDFTNGPSSFVLLAIASILVVLLKRA